The following is a genomic window from Mesotoga sp. UBA6090.
GTTTTCCTGCCGGAATTTCGAGCGTAGACTTCTGAACCGGGAAACGGAATTGCTTGACAAGAAGTAATTTGCTTCCGGAAACCGCAACAATTGCCACTGCTCCGGAATGCCTTACTACCTCTCTAGATGCAGTGCTTCCATCCTGCAAAGTTACAGTATGCTTCTCAAGTTTGAGGATTCTGCCAGAGAAGATTTCTTCCTTCCCAGTTGAAAGCTCCATCTTACTTCTCCATCTCGAAATGAAACGGCAGTAGCTCATAGGAGGTTGTCCTGACAATCCTTTCATCTCCTACAAGAATTACTTCGAAGTCGCCGAATTCCACCATGAACTGTCTGCATGCGCCACATGGGGAGGTTGGCTCCTTCTGGTTGCTTACTATGGCAATGCTCCTGAATTTCCTGTAACCTTTTGAAACTGCAGATACTATTGCCGCTCTTTCTGCACACATGGAGAGTCCGTATGAACCGTTCTCCACATTAGTTCCAACGAAAACCTCCCCCTCCACTGTCAACAGTGCCGCTCCGACCGGAAATCTCGAGTAGGGGGAATATGATCTATCCTTTGCCTCAATAGCCTTCTGTATTAGTGCTTTCTCCTCTGAAGTTTCTTTCATCAACGCCCCTCCTGTCAACATTGAGTCTGATCTTCTCTACTTTATTCTTTCCAGCCGCAAGGATTTCGAAAGTGAAACCATTTACGATTATCTTTTCTCCCACTTCTGGAAATCTCTCAAGAACTTCAAGCAGGTACCCACCTATTGTCTCAAATTCAGTATTGGGAAATGGCTGTTCCAGTTCTCTCTCTATATCATTAATCGGAGTCATTCCATCAACAATATACTCATTTTCACCAAGTCTCTCTATCATCATCTCTTCTGACTCCTCATCGTACTCATCGAGGATCTCGCCTGTGAGTTCCTCTATAACATCTTCCATGGTGATTATTCCTGCCGTTCCTCCATACTCATCAATGACCACCGCAAGATGATTTTTCTTCTCTCGGAATTCTCTCAGCAGATCGTCGACTTTTTTCGTTTCGGGCACGAAATACGGAGCTCTCATTATCTCTTCAACATGAATATTCTGAAGAACGTTATTGTCCTT
Proteins encoded in this region:
- a CDS encoding cytidine deaminase — encoded protein: MKETSEEKALIQKAIEAKDRSYSPYSRFPVGAALLTVEGEVFVGTNVENGSYGLSMCAERAAIVSAVSKGYRKFRSIAIVSNQKEPTSPCGACRQFMVEFGDFEVILVGDERIVRTTSYELLPFHFEMEK